Genomic segment of Ailuropoda melanoleuca isolate Jingjing chromosome 1, ASM200744v2, whole genome shotgun sequence:
AGCGTGCACCAGCGTGTCCCCTGGCGGTGCATGGGTCGTCTTGAACTTCATGGCCAGGGCCCTCAGGCAGCCCTTGGTGGCCCCTCGGAAAGGCTTGCAGTGCTGCAGCAGTGAGCGGTTCAGATGCAGACAGATGTCCGCCTGCAGGCACTCGGGGAAACCTTTCAGTACCTGGGGGCGGTGGGCGGGCTCAGCACCCTGTCTTCAGGCCCCCGGCCCTGAGACCCTGGGAGGAGCATCAGAGGGTCCACCCCTTCTAGCCGTGCGCCTGTGGGCATGATGACGCCTTGCTGCTCTCGGCTTCATTTTCTCGGGTACAGTGTAGAGACCGATCCCTGTCTGGGGCTGTTGGAAGGTTTCCATGCTTCGCCTATGTGAAAGGGCCTGCTTTGGCCTGCCCCGTGGTGTGAGTTCTCCCGGTAAATGAGCTCCATTATCAAAAGGAGGAGCACACCTCTCTCAGGGGCCTTCTGACCACTAACTCAACCACCTGAACCACAGAGTGTGACACTATCAAGGGTGCTCCCTGCATCCAGAGAAATCTCCGTGACCTTGCTCCCTCCAGCCCGCCACCAGCCCTCCTCGAAGTCCAGGGGCCTCACCGCGTTCATATCGATGCCGTTGGTGTAGGACCAGGCGTGCTGGAAATACTCCTCCAGGCGCTGGCGCAAGGGGTTGGGGATCTGGTGGAAGCGGATGAACTCGCGCACCCGAAGCATCTGCGTGTGGTAGCGGGCGGTGCCCGAGTACAGCCTCTGGATGATGGCGGACACGTTGCCGAAGATGCTGGCGTACATGagcgctgggggcgggggtgcgcGGCCCGTCAGCACGTGAGGGACCCCGCCCGCCCCGGCGCCGGGTCAGTgacacacacagtcacacctCCGCATAAGCACACGCAAGAGACGCACAGACACAGGAGCCCAGGTCCACGTGCCCTGGTGTCCCAGTTCCCAAACGTGTCCCGATGGTAGTCCCGGGAGCCTCCAAGTCCCGGGGCCCCACTCTGGCCCATGTGgcatcctccctctcctccatcacGGGCTCCTCCCAGACTCTAGCCGCCGCCCGTCCCCAGGGACACACTCACAGCCGATGAGCATGACACAGATGGAGAAGATCTTCTCGGAGTTGGTGTTGGGGGAGACGTTGCCGAAGCCCACGCTGGTGAGGCTGCTGAAGGTGAAGTAAAGGGCCGTGACATACTTGTCCTTGATGGAGGGGCCGCCCAGGCCGCTGCTGTTGTAGGGCTTGCCGATCTGGTCACCCAGGTTGTGCAGCCAGCCGATGCGGGAGTCCATGTGCGGCTGCTCCATGTTGCCGATGGCGTACCAGATGCAGGCCAGCCAGTGCGCGATGAGCGCGAAGGTGCACATAAGCAGGAAGAGCACGGCCGCGCCGTACTCCGAGTAGCGGTCCAGCTTCCTGGCCACGCGCACCAGCCGCAGCAGCCGTGCCGTCTTCAGCAGCCCGATCAGCTGGAGGGGGGGGGCGTTCAGTGTGGGGGCTAATGAGGAGTCGTGGGGCACTGCAGCCCTCGGGGTCACTGAAGTAAAATCCCCAAAGACTTCCCCCCAGAACCTCCCAATGATCGAAGCCCCTCCCATTCCCTAAGCCCAGCACGGAGTCCCATTCGTCTCTGTGCTAGCTCGGGGACAAAGGGCTCACGGGGTCCCCTGCTGAGACCGGGACTCAGAAGGGTACAACACCCACCCTAAGGGGCCTGGCCAGAACTCCCACTGGTTCCCAGGCCACTTCTATGTGCTTAGAACATGGCGGCCTCGTTGGATAGACAAACAGAAGAAGGCGGCCCCTCTGGACCTCTACCTGGCGAGCGGCTCATGTGGACGGGGCGGCGGCCATGGGCTAGCTGGGGCACCTGCCatgccccctttctctccctgccccctgggccCCACgacctcctctccttttccaggTGCCCTCCCTCCCGACTTACCTCCTCGGAGCCAGAGCCGAAGATGAGCAAGTCGAAGGGGATGGCGGCCACCATGTCGATGAGGAACCAGCCCTTGAAGTAGTGGACGGCGATGCGGCCGGGATGGCTGACCACCTCTTCGTTGGCGTTGACGTAAGTGGTGCGGAAGTTGATGAGGATGTCCACGATGAACATGATGTCCACGATGAAGTCCACCACGGCCAGGGGCTGGCAGGCGTAGCCACAGTCGGGGGCCGCGGGGCCCTCTTCTGTCTCCTTGAGCAGGAAGGCGGCCGAGTAGGGCGTGAAGACGGCCGTGTAGATGACAAGCAGCAGGATGAGCCAGTCCCACACGGCCTTGAATGGGCTGTAGTGCAGGATGGTCCAGCGGTGAATGCGCGGCGCCTGCAGCTTGTACTCCGGCAGCACGTCGGCGCCCAGGGACAGGACCTGGACGGGCGGGAAGGGTGGAGGCGATGGAATGATGGCGCCCTGGAGTCCGGGGCcggggaggagggcaggccaTGGGCTCTCCAGGGTGGAAGCAGGCGTCATCTCTGCGGGGGCCTCCGGAGAAGAGACCGAGCAGAGTAAGGGAGAAGCTAACAAGAGTCCATCCGGATGCCCATCCCTCAGCCAGAGGCCACAGCCCCTGCCCGCCGGGGGAGCCAGACACTCCTCTTCCCCAGGCAGTACGCGGACCTGCTGTGCTCAGGGCACCAGGCAGTGACATCCAGAAGGATGGCTCCCCACCAGCCACGTGCATCCATACCTCTGGTTATAACTCCACCACACGACCCTGCCCACAGCGCCCCCCAAACACcacacagacaccacacacacacacacacacacacacacacacacacacacacacacgattccAGTAGAGAAAATGCTCCAAGGGCTTAGACTCCAAGCCTGGGTGATAACCCCAGGAGCCATAGCTTCGACACATAAAACGGTGGTGGTCACTGCCATTCCCATAGCAGTGCCATTCCTGGTGGCCCGGGGACTGAGAGCCTAAAGGTCCGTTTGCCACTGGTGCAAGGGTACCAGCCACCCAGACTCAGGCCCCTTGCCTCCCTTGGGAAGTGACCAAGACACACACCCCCGCCACTCCCCAGGCCCCCTGTCCCCAGACCTCAAACTTTGCCTTCCCACACTCCTACAAAGGCCCACAGAAGACCTAAGCCAGCCACAGATGtacccacatgcacacagacgGACGTGCACGCAGGCGAATGTTCAGAAGTGTCCTACCCAGCCCTGCACAGGCTCAACGGTCAGGCGGAGGCAGGCCTGCCATCCACAGCAAACAGCAGCAGCCGTGCCATTCTCTTCCCGAGCCAAACTAGGAAGAACTGAGGCCAGCTTCCCCGTGCTGGGCCAGGAGCCTGGCTGTTCCCCgttgcctccccctgccccctagAATCCTCCCTCACAGACATCTGACTCAACCCCAGACTCTGTCCCTAGGCCCTCCAGGCCTGGCGCTGCCATCCCCAGGCAGCCAAACCCAAAGCCTCACCCACACCCTGAGAACCAAGGTTGCTGGCCTCACTCCAGAAGCACTGAGCGCCAGGGCCCCACATCCTCAGGCCTCTGGGCTGGGAGAGAGTCAGTGTGGGTGGAACCCCCAAAGATTCCCATTCATACTCAAGCCAGGGATCCCCTGGACCCACCATCCCCAGATGGACTGTTTGGAGAGCATCCCCTTAGAGGAAGTAACTGGAAGTTAACACGGGCCACAGTTAGGGGTTTGGCCACCCTCAGGGAGGCATGGCAGCTCCAGACACATCTGATGGGTGGGGGAGCAGCTgggacctgggggaggggagggagcatgGGGGCTTCCAGGCCCACACTTCTgccctgccttcagctcaagctGCTTGCTTCTTAAGGCAGAGAGCATGAGGCAATGGCCTTTCAGGGGTCAAGTGAGGACTGAAGAAAGAATGGACCAAGGCTCCCACAGACAACTGCCCCTGGATGGGGCTCCTGCCCGAGCCCTGGGGGCTGTGTGGGACCACACACACAGCAtgaccctgcccctccccgaaTCTGCACCAGCAAGACCAGCACGGCGCCAGTGCACAAATGCACACTCTTGGGACAAACCCGGGACTCAAGGCCTGGATCCACAGACCTCAGCTTACAGGGGTCAGGCCCTGCTCTGCGACCAGCTGCTTACCGTATGGCCTTGGCCCAGGTTTGTAACCCCCCTTGACTTCCTGTCCCACAGACAGAATACTGAAGCTTATTTAAGCCAAATCCTGGGTCCTCACCTGTGGGTGGGATTctcccccccgccacacacacacctgttccCCAACTAGGAGGAGCGCAGGGAGTTCAGGCGTGGAGGGGGGGATTCTCAGACACACTCCCAAACCACCTCCAACTGCCCTGAGCTGCTCCCCACTGACAGAAGCCCCTGGGGGCAGAGAGGTGACTCCCAGGAGAAGCCTGCAGAATAACCAGCCTGGGGGGGTGGCTATGCAGCCACCAGCACCTCACGCCCCAGGGAAGCGGTGATCCAGGTGGCTGAGCTCCATCTGCCCTCATCACCATCCGGTGGCCCCTGACCTCACACTCTCCTCAGCCTCAGTCTCCAAATCTTGACCCCGGAAGCAGCCcaagcctccctccccccacacagtGTCCACGCCAGCCCACAGCAAGGAGCATTAGGGTCCCAGATCTTTTCTGGCAGGCCTCTCACTGTCCCACCATGTTCCTCTCCTCCCCGTTCACCCACCGTCATCCTCTCTGGGCACCCATTTCatccctgttctccctctcctccttttgtATTTAGAGCCAGGACAGTGGGCCACAGAAGCCTTGGGAGAGGGGAAGCCCTGGCAAGAAAAACACTGTCCACCCAGGCCCAGCAGGCCTGGAGGAGAGCAAGCAGGGGCCAGCAGTGGGATGAGCAGAGCTGCGGACCCCACGGCTCCCCAACCCGTCCTGCTTCTCAGAAGCCCTCTCCCGGCCCGGCCTGGGAGCCAGGGTCCTCCAAGCCGCACCCAACTTGCCAGCGCCTGTCTCAGTGCCCCAgcccagggagggaaagggagtggCTGGGGGGGTGGTCACCTACCTCCTGGGCCACCAGGCTGGAGATGCGCACGGCCCGCCTCACCCGGCCTttctgggccctgggctgcaGAGCCCCTGTCCCGCTCGCCTTCCCTGCTGGGGCCGCCATGGAGGACTTGGCTCCCCCCAGCCTGACTGCCCTGGAGCCCGAGGGCCCGGCCAGCGCCTCACCTGCACCCCAGCAGCAGTCCCAGCCCAGGCTGCGCCCCAGAGGCTGGCGGCCTGGCTTCCAGGGCAGCCTCTGGCATGAAGCCAGGGTTGCTGGAGCTGGGCCCCGGGGCCGGGGTCACCCTGGCAGTGAGTGTGGACAGCAGCCCACCTGGCTCGGGCTGCCCATGGCCCCCTGGTGCGGGCCCCGCTGCCAGGGTGCTGCGCTCTGCCCGCCGCCAGCCCAGCAGCAGCGCCGCGGTCNCCCTGTCACCGCAGATTAATGGTCTCCCCAACACCCCCGCCCCGCCGGTCCAGTGCCCAGCCAGCCAGAGTCAGACAGACACCCAGAGATGGAGAGACCGCCTGGTGACAGGCAAAGCCAGGAACACACACGCACGCCGCTACATACAGACCACGCACAGACCACACCACGACAGGCACACGCTGTGGGCCCCAGCAGCAGGGCAGACACCCGGGCTCCAGgtggaaagagaggcagaggcaggagggggaaaggggtAGGCAGGGGCTTGGGGTGAGGGGGAACATTCTGGAGTCAAGGCCAAGGGGCTGGAGACCTGGCAGGAGCCCAGAGAGCCAGAGGCAGCGGGAGCAGGGCCAGGAGGAGGGCCGAGGAGGCTGGCAGCGACAACAGCACAACAGCGAGCGAAAGGGGGCAGCTCCCTTGCCCAGGCCAACTCAGGGAGCTACTGTgcaaggggcaggagggagccacGGAGACTGAGGCTCAGCAGGTGTGGGACAGTGGCCCCCACTGTCCCAGGCTCCTCACCTACTGCAGGGATCCCCACTCCTGACCCTCtcccctgaccccacccccaAAGCCAGGACATGAAGAAGGAGTTGGACCGGGCCGCAGGGGTGGTGCCACCAATCTTGCTGCCCAGAGGGGCCAGGAGACCAGGCCCCAGACAGCATTGGGCAATGCCCCCAAAGGCTGGCGGTCTTCTCTGGCCCTGGATTTGGGGACCTCATCCCTATGTATCTGTGCACCCACCATCATACGCTCCCCTCCTGACATGGGAAGACAACTCCCCTGTCCCATGGTTTGGGGACAGGGATGGGCACCTCCAAACCATTCTGGCCCTAGCATAGGATCCCCACCCTCCACCTAGCTTATCACATTGGCCTAGAAGAACTGGGGACCCTGATCTTGATCTTAGTGGCCCCTTCTAATTTGAAGTCTCCCATAGGTCTGCCCCTACTCTGCCCCATACCTCCTTCACCACACCCTGTGAGCAGACCCCATCACACCCCTGCGACTGCCTTCTCCGGCCCACCCTGCCTCAACTGCCCTGTCCTCCCTGTGCCCCGTCaacctgttctctgtatctgtccTGTCCCaagttcctttcccttcctctcttttcttcccctcccctcccctcttctcccctgtAGTCTCCCTTTCTCAGGACCTCTCAGACTTGTTCTCTCTCATCCCAGTTCTggaactcccccacccccacctccagccaaTGGGTCTGCCCACCCTCAAGAGGCCATTACTGACTGGACCCCTCCACCACCCTCCTTTGACCAcagcccactcccacccccctctAAGCTCCTCCAAggtgagaggagaggaaaggagccAAGCACCTACCTGGGTGACCTTCTCAGTGACATTGTGGGTCCGCTCCTTTATCTTGGGTGCTATGATCTCCCGGTCACTGGTGGGCGAAGCCAGGAAAGGGTCCCCCTTGAGGTCCACAAAGTTGAGGGTGATTTGGGGAATCTTGCTAATGGTACGGTAGCGCACGAGGTCGGAATCTGACGTGGAGTTAAGCAGGCCGCCGCGCAGGGGGTGCATGGCCCCTGGAGTGGTGGGGAAAGTCGGGTCAGGGGGGCAGGCGGGGGTGTACAgcccaggggtggaggggagagtcGGGTCAGGGGGGCAGGCTGAGATGGAGACCAGGCCCTGTGTGAACCAGGCCACGGGATACCGTGAGTCAATGAGGTCAACTCAGGAGACAGGCCGTCACTGAGAAACAAGGCCAGAGTCCTGCCCACTGGAAGGAAGCATGCCATGGTGCAGCTAGGAGAGGACGGAGGGAGAAGATCCTGCACAGGATCTGTTCAGTGGGCACCGGTGGTAGCCGGTCCCAGAGGCCTCTCCGGCCCTTCACACTCCCCATGGCCATCCCTGCTCCAGGCCATCCTGGGAAAGCAGCTCCAGCAGCCAGCAAAGGCTCTGTGAGTGGAAGAATGTAATGGGATGAATGGACATTTAATGGAGTAAAAGGCCACTTAATGGGATTAAGTAAGTGCTTAATGGGATTTCCATCTCCCAGGCACACAGGCCGGGGCTGAGAGGGGGGAAGCTGAGGGCCCCGAACGGGGCAGGCCTGGCGGGTGGGGAAGCGTCGGGGCAGCTCCCGCAGGCTCAGGCTCACCGGTGCTGGCGTGGCGCGGTGGCGGGGGCAGCCCCGTGCGCATGGCTTCGATGTCGTCCGCAGACGAGGCGCGGCGCACGCTGGCGCAGCTCTCCCGGGAGCGCGTCCGGGCCAGGCTGCAGCTAGAGCCCGAGGCGTCGGGGTTGAGGCTGTGCGCCCGGGGTGACGGGTGCATCTCGGGCGCCCTGGCAGGCGGGGAGCCAGAGCCCACCAGCGCGCGCCGCTCCTCTGCGGGCCCGAGCCCTGCCACGTGGTTGTCCATGGCCGGCACCTCGTCCAGGGCCAGCGACTCACGGCTGGGCGCCGCAGGCGTCAGGTCCACATCCACCACCACGGCCCCTGGGGCGCCCGCACTGCCTGCACCGCCTGGCCGCACCGAGGACTCCCGGGCGGTCAAGGCCAGCAGCGCAGGCAGCTTCAGGCGGAAGGTCTTGGCTCGGCCTGCGGGGAGAGGAGAGGCACGTGGCCACGGGACTGCCAGGGGAACAGCCCAGAGCAAGGAAGCCTGGGAGCTGGAGCCCCCGCCacgaggggagggaggtggggaagcgGGAGCCCCGGCAGCTGACACCCCTTCACCCCAACTCCCACTGCACAGAACTCAAGCTTCAAAAAACCTCTGGAACACAATCTCATCTAAGGCTCGGACCACAATAAACTACCATTTCTTGAGCCTCACAGGTCATGGTGGGCTCTCCATAAACTATGCGTGACTCACAACTGTGCTGGTGGGTATCATTCTCCCCAGTTTAGACTCGAGTTGTGTTGCGAGCTagaggtcacacagtaagtggcagGGCCTGCATCTGCATGGAGGAGTGATGCTGTGGCCTTCCGGCCATAGCCTGCCATACCCCACCGCCTTGTAACCGGTCCCTGGAGAGCAGGTAAGGCCGGTGTTGTTAATATTGCCTTCCTGGAGCTTGAGCAACCAAGAGGTGAAATCTTTTGTCAAGACTCggacagaaaaatcaaaattaaaccCAAAAAGGATGCCATGGGGGAGGAGAGAGCCTTTGTATTATGGGAGAATGAGATGAGGCCTCCTTGTCTCCGGCCATGGTAAGCATTCCCCTCAAATCCTCTTCCCAATCAGCCAAGGCCAGAGCAGAACAAGGCCCAGGGGCCAGAAGCAGCACAGGGAGGGAGCTGAGTCCCTGAGAGCCAGAGCCTTCTGATGAGCAGGGAAGCCACTCCGAGGTGGCCAGGGCCATGTGAGAAGGCTAAATGCCCTGCTCCTGGGACTTGACACAGGACTGCTCCAGGAGATGCTGTGGTAGGAACCCAAGCAGGTAAGGCAGGGAAACCAGGGGCATTCCTGTCCCAAGGACCTGTGAATCTGGGCTCAGTCCATCACTCCACTCCTGTCTGTCCATCCTGAGCCAGACGGGACTAGGCCATATCCTTGGTGTTCTCTTCCCAACCTCTGAAAGGAGCACCCCCCAACACCCCTTCCTGCAGAGCGCTGGCCTTGGGGAGCCTCGAGGCCTCAGGAAAGGGACCTGAGAGCACGGCTGCACTTACCTGGGGCCAACCAACTGCTGGTGGGGCCACGGTGATTGGTGTCATGGGCCGGGGACCCCACCATGTCCTTTTCCATCACCACCTCAAAGTTGAGGATAAACATGATGACAGCTCCATCTTCGTTCTTCACGGGCACCACGTCCACCAGACACAGGAAgcagctccctgcagagcagaggaCGTGGCCACTGTGGCACCAGGGCCCCTCAGGTGGGCAGAGCAGAACCTGATGGCACCGGGCCACGCCTACCCCACGGCCCCCATACCCATTTCCTGGCCCCTCCTCCACAGTGTCTCCTGCCCGGACCCCTCCTCCAGCCATGTGCCTGCCACTCTGAGCTCTTTCCCTCTATCTGTCCACTCCAGCGTGCTGCTCCTTGCGAGGGCCTCTCCATTTGTCCCTCCCTAGCCTCTTGATCTTTCCTTGCTGTCCCTTGTACCAGGCAGTCTAGCCCCATAGGGAGGCCCACAGACTTCAGGCCCAGGACCTTGAGGCTCCCATTCCAGCCCTGCTGCTTCATCACTtagccttttttttcctccctttattATTTAGCCTCCCTGTGCCTCATCTTCCCTctgaaatgagaatgataatCGCTCGTTTCTCACGCGTTGTAAAGATGAAACAAGTCAGTACGGGCCAAGTGCCTAGGACAATGGCTGGTGTGGCCTGGACACGGTAGAGGGGTTAGCAGTCCCTCTGTCTCCAACTCTGCTCTCCCCACGTTAGCACCGCATGCTATGCCCGTCCATGGTAAGGTGAGTTCAGAAGTTGAGGGCAAGGGTCTCAAAACCATGACCGCAATTTGGTATTGGCGCACTATCCAAGCGTGGGACTTAGTGTTTCACAAAGGACCGGTCTGTGACATAGAGAAATAAAGTGATCTTTCAACAAAGAGTTGAGGAGCACTGCTTCTAGaactttcatttctgtttctcatttttctctcttgttccttgacttttttcctcccctcccattctctctctctctctctggccaccAGAGCCCCTATTCCAGGTGAGGTCTGTCCCCCAGGCCAGCTGCACCCAGTCCACCTCTGCTCCTTGTCCAGAACAccaccccctcacccctctctctgTCGCTTTCTGAAAGTGACCCTGGCAGTCTCAGCCTCTGCCTAAGGCCCAGTCCAGAACCCCCACAGGAAGCCCTCCTAAATGAAACACCCTGTCCCTTCTTCTTTATGGACCCTACAGGGACCACACATGTTCCTcatgtccctctctctctggggcaGAGACTTCTTTCCTTGCCTTGGCTCACCCGTGCTCATCTGTCTTCTCTGAACTGTAGGGGTCTAACTCCCCAGTGTCTGCATACCCTCTGAAGGGCCTAGCACCTAGAACAATGCACCAGGAGCAGGCCCTGGCAGCAGGTGTAAGGGATGGCGTACTGCTGACAGTGGGGGGGGGTCAAGAAGGAGAAGCGTGGAGAGCAAGTGTGGGTGGTGAACTGAGTCAAGGAAGAGGCCAACAAACTTGGAGCTGGCAACCTCGGACTCAGGCTAGTGCTTGATGCCTGCCAACGAGGCGCTGGGGGCTGAGCCTCAGCTGAGCAGGCCAGGCGCAAAGGGCCTGAGTTCTGAGAGATGCTCCCTGGCTTGGGGAGGACTAGCTGGGGACAAGGCCAGGAGAGGCAGGCTGATCGGCACGTCtaagggctgtgggatcaagctaGCAGAAGGAGATCCTCTGACACCAACTGGAAAAGGACAGTACTAGGTTGaggggggctgggccaggggaggggctggccggGAATTCTCCGCCCCACCCCGAAGCCCTTCCACTCACCGCATCCTGGCCCTCGCGGCTTGGCCTGTGGGACCTGAACTGGGGGCTCTGTCTGGGTCTCCCTCCAGCAGCTGTCCCCTGACCTCCGGCCTCTGACATGGCCTGGCTGAAGCCAGGCTGTGGTGTTGGGCGCCGCAGGGGGCCGGGCCCAGCTGGAGACCGTTTGGCACCCAGACAGCCCGCCTAGAGTTTATGCCCTAATATGGTGATGGCCGGCAGCGGCCTGAACAGGGACTGGCCCTCATCAGGACTAAGGAGAGGCCAGAGACCAGGAAACCTGAGCCCTGGAGACCCCCAACACCCACCCCTGGTGCCCCAGTGATCCAGGCTCCTGATTCTCATTCCTCGCATGGAAACTCATCTCAGAGAAGTCCACGAGTCTGGAACCCAGATGAGCCCAACCCTTCAGGATGGCCTGGGGATTCTGCCCCCAACACAGAGCCCCAGGAGTCTGAACCCCGGCCTCAATTGCCCAAGCCCACTCCGCTTAGGCTTCTCTGCATTCTGCATCTCAGGCAGCCCGGGACCCTGGCATCCCAAACTGCCACCCCACCGCCTGCCGGGGCTGTAGAAACTCCAGCCGAGAGACCCCTCGCGGTACAGACCAGCTCCCACTCCAGACATACACTCACACAAAAAGCCCCCTTGGCCCTCTCCCTTTGTCGACATTCAAggaatttttcctttcaaataaccCTGTCAAAGCCCTGGTTATTCCAAAAATGTGAACTGGAGCCCTGCCTGAGGGCTGCggggatgagggtggggaggTAGGCTCCAGCTGCTATTTTCAAGGGGACATGGACGGAAGGAGAGCCGGTGGCCCCAAGTCAGCCAGGGCTCTCTGGGGCCCCACCTCCCACCGCCCTGCTGGGTGGGCTGGGTCCTCCACGGACTGCCCCATCACCCATCCCCAGCTCTTCGGCCATCCCGTCACTGGCTGGCATTGGGGGGGTGGGCGTCGCTGAGGACAGCCGAAGGGCAGACAGGACCGGGGTGAGGCACAGAAACGGCCAGAGCTGGGCATCGGCACAGAGCAGACTGCAGCTGTGGGTGGTGGGGCTCTGACCTTCACACAACTTCACGGCAGAGAAGAAACGTCCAGAGTCCGCGGCTCAGCTGCCTCCGGGGGAGCCCGGGGCTGGCACTGCGCACACACAGGATGGTAACTCACCCTCCCCTAGCCCCGCGCCTACCTACCCCCGGTCCTGCCCATCGCTCTGCTCCGCTTCCTCTTCCGACCTTGGTCTGCCCCCAGGGCAGGCAGCTCCCCCTGGAGCTGAGGCGGACAGGGCCCAGAGCTGGGCCGGCTGCAGTTCCGCCTAGAGCCACTCTGTGGCAGGCACGGCCCGCTCTCCAAGGCCACCGGCGCCAGGAGCGCGCCAGGAAGGGACAGACTGGAAGGGAGCAGCAGGAACCCCACACCGC
This window contains:
- the KCNH2 gene encoding potassium voltage-gated channel subfamily H member 2 isoform X6; protein product: MAAPAGKASGTGALQPRAQKGRVRRAVRISSLVAQEVLSLGADVLPEYKLQAPRIHRWTILHYSPFKAVWDWLILLLVIYTAVFTPYSAAFLLKETEEGPAAPDCGYACQPLAVVDFIVDIMFIVDILINFRTTYVNANEEVVSHPGRIAVHYFKGWFLIDMVAAIPFDLLIFGSGSEELIGLLKTARLLRLVRVARKLDRYSEYGAAVLFLLMCTFALIAHWLACIWYAIGNMEQPHMDSRIGWLHNLGDQIGKPYNSSGLGGPSIKDKYVTALYFTFSSLTSVGFGNVSPNTNSEKIFSICVMLIGSLMYASIFGNVSAIIQRLYSGTARYHTQMLRVREFIRFHQIPNPLRQRLEEYFQHAWSYTNGIDMNAVLKGFPECLQADICLHLNRSLLQHCKPFRGATKGCLRALAMKFKTTHAPPGDTLVHAGDLLTALYFISRGSIEILRGDVVVAILGKNDIFGEPLNLYARPGKSNGDVRALTYCDLHKIQRDDLLEVLDMYPEFSDHFWSSLEITFNLRDTNMIPGSPGSAELESGFNRQRKRKLSFRRRTDKDPEQPGEVSALGPGRAGAGPSSRVRPGGPWGESPSSGPSSPESSEDEGPGRSSSPLRLVPFSSPRPPGELPGGEPLTEDGEKSSDTCNPLSGAFSGVSNIFSFWGDSRGRQYQELPRCPAPTPSLLNIPLSSPCRRPRGDVESRLDALQRQLNRLETRLSADMATVLQLLQRQMTLVPPAYSAVTTPGPGPTSASSLLPVGPIPTLTLDSLSQVSQFMAFEELPPGAPELPQDGPPRRLSLPGQLGALTSQPLHRHGSDPGS
- the KCNH2 gene encoding potassium voltage-gated channel subfamily H member 2 isoform X4, with protein sequence MAGRKFIIANARVENCAVIYCNDGFCELCGYSRAEVMQRPCTCDFLHGPRTQRRAAAQIAQALLGAEERKVEIAFYRKDGSCFLCLVDVVPVKNEDGAVIMFILNFEVVMEKDMVGSPAHDTNHRGPTSSWLAPGRAKTFRLKLPALLALTARESSVRPGGAGSAGAPGAVVVDVDLTPAAPSRESLALDEVPAMDNHVAGLGPAEERRALVGSGSPPARAPEMHPSPRAHSLNPDASGSSCSLARTRSRESCASVRRASSADDIEAMRTGLPPPPRHASTGAMHPLRGGLLNSTSDSDLVRYRTISKIPQITLNFVDLKGDPFLASPTSDREIIAPKIKERTHNVTEKVTQVLSLGADVLPEYKLQAPRIHRWTILHYSPFKAVWDWLILLLVIYTAVFTPYSAAFLLKETEEGPAAPDCGYACQPLAVVDFIVDIMFIVDILINFRTTYVNANEEVVSHPGRIAVHYFKGWFLIDMVAAIPFDLLIFGSGSEELIGLLKTARLLRLVRVARKLDRYSEYGAAVLFLLMCTFALIAHWLACIWYAIGNMEQPHMDSRIGWLHNLGDQIGKPYNSSGLGGPSIKDKYVTALYFTFSSLTSVGFGNVSPNTNSEKIFSICVMLIGSLMYASIFGNVSAIIQRLYSGTARYHTQMLRVREFIRFHQIPNPLRQRLEEYFQHAWSYTNGIDMNAVLKGFPECLQADICLHLNRSLLQHCKPFRGATKGCLRALAMKFKTTHAPPGDTLVHAGDLLTALYFISRGSIEILRGDVVVAILGKNDIFGEPLNLYARPGKSNGDVRALTYCDLHKIQRDDLLEVLDMYPEFSDHFWSSLEITFNLRDTNMIPGSPGSAELESGFNRQRKRKLSFRRRTDKDPEQPGEVSALGPGRAGAGPSSRVRPGGPWGESPSSGPSSPESSEDEGPGRSSSPLRLVPFSSPRPPGELPGGEPLTEDGEKSSDTCNPLSGAFSGVSNIFSFWGDSRGRQYQELPRCPAPTPSLLNIPLSSPCRRPRGDVESRLDALQRQLNSCCRGR
- the KCNH2 gene encoding potassium voltage-gated channel subfamily H member 2 isoform X5; translation: MAGRKFIIANARVENCAVIYCNDGFCELCGYSRAEVMQRPCTCDFLHGPRTQRRAAAQIAQALLGAEERKVEIAFYRKDGSCFLCLVDVVPVKNEDGAVIMFILNFEVVMEKDMVGSPAHDTNHRGPTSSWLAPGRAKTFRLKLPALLALTARESSVRPGGAGSAGAPGAVVVDVDLTPAAPSRESLALDEVPAMDNHVAGLGPAEERRALVGSGSPPARAPEMHPSPRAHSLNPDASGSSCSLARTRSRESCASVRRASSADDIEAMRTGLPPPPRHASTGAMHPLRGGLLNSTSDSDLVRYRTISKIPQITLNFVDLKGDPFLASPTSDREIIAPKIKERTHNVTEKVTQVLSLGADVLPEYKLQAPRIHRWTILHYSPFKAVWDWLILLLVIYTAVFTPYSAAFLLKETEEGPAAPDCGYACQPLAVVDFIVDIMFIVDILINFRTTYVNANEEVVSHPGRIAVHYFKGWFLIDMVAAIPFDLLIFGSGSEELIGLLKTARLLRLVRVARKLDRYSEYGAAVLFLLMCTFALIAHWLACIWYAIGNMEQPHMDSRIGWLHNLGDQIGKPYNSSGLGGPSIKDKYVTALYFTFSSLTSVGFGNVSPNTNSEKIFSICVMLIGSLMYASIFGNVSAIIQRLYSGTARYHTQMLRVREFIRFHQIPNPLRQRLEEYFQHAWSYTNGIDMNAVLKGFPECLQADICLHLNRSLLQHCKPFRGATKGCLRALAMKFKTTHAPPGDTLVHAGDLLTALYFISRGSIEILRGDVVVAILGKNDIFGEPLNLYARPGKSNGDVRALTYCDLHKIQRDDLLEVLDMYPEFSDHFWSSLEITFNLRDTNMIPGSPGSAELESGFNRQRKRKLSFRRRTDKAPGPPESCRVGSP